The genomic segment TGCCGACGATGTGCAGCGGACGATCGAGGTCAGTCGCCGCGCGGCGCAACGCCATCAGGCTGATCGGGCCCGTCAGGTACGAGATCACGGTCGCGACCGAAATCACGGCCGCCAGCGAGCTCCATCCACGGAAGAAGAACAGGAAGATGAACGACACCAGCAGGTTGAACCACATAGCCTGACGCGGTACGCCGTAGAACGGGTGCACGTTGCCGAACATCTTCGGCATCGTGTTGTTGCGCTCCATCGCGTAGATCATGCGGGTCGTGGTCGCCATGTACGTGGTACCCGTGCCGCTCGGGCTGACGAATGCGTCGACATACAGCAGGATCGCGAGCCAGTTCAGGTTCAGCGCAATCGCCAGTTCCGCGAACGGCGACGCGAAGTTGAAGTGACTCCAGCCCTTCATCACGTCGGTCGGGTTCACCGCGCCGATATAGGCGATCTGCAACAGCACGTAGATCACCAACGCCAGCAGAATCGAGCCGATCACCGCGAACGGCACGCTCTTGGCCGGATTACGCGCTTCACCCGCGAGGTTGATCGGGCTCTGGAAACCGTTGAACGCGAACACAATGCCGCTCGTGGCAACCGCCGTGAATACCGACGACCAGCCGTACGGCGCGAAGCTGCTCGCTTCACCGAAGTTTTCCTTGTGGAAACCCGTCAGCATCAAGCCGAGGATCGTCGCGCCAGGAATCAGGAACTTGAAGATCGTGATCGCCGAATTGGCGCGCGCGAACAACTTCACGCCCCAGTAGTTCAGCAGGAAGTAAATGATCACGAGACCCGCGGACAGTAATAACCCGTTGGTCGTTAATGACCCATTCACGAATAGCGCATGCGCCCATGGATAGGGCCACGTACTCATATATTGAATGGATGCTTCAGCCTCGATTGGAATCACCGAGACAATGGCAATCCAGTTGGCCCACGCGCTGATAAAGCCAACCAGCGCGCCATGCGAATAGCGCGCGTAACGCACCATCCCGCCGGATTCCGGGAACATTGCGCCGAGTTCGGCATAGGTCAACGCAATCGCGAGAATCACGACTGCGCCGATAATCCACGCACAAATGGAAGCCGGACCTGCAATTTTTGCGGCCTTCCACGCGCCGAACAGCCAGCCCGATCCGATGATCGAACCCAGGCCGGTCAGCATCAGCGCGAACGGCCCGATGTTCCGTTGTATAGAACTTTTCACGTCTTCTCCTGTTTCAGAACCATGTCGGCACCGCGTGACATCGCTTGGGGCGCTGGAGACGGGGTGACGCGCATGCATGCGCGACGGGTTCCATTCTAGACAGGTGCAACCGACGCGCGGCGCGTAGTTTAACGGTTGCACCGCATGGATGCAGCGAAACTAAGGGTTCTCCCTGGCAAATTTATGAGACACGCAGCAAGCTTTGTAAGCAAATTCCGCGCCCGTTAGTCAAATATTCGTAAAGTTTTAGGGAGAGTGTTGACCTTCTCTCAAAATCGCCGTATAACGTCCGGGCAGGATTTCAAGCGGCGAGTGAATTGGTCTTTCGTAGGTCGCCCATCAACGGTACTCCGGTTGTCCCATTACCCCCTTCCTTGATTTTCATGCACTTTCTGGGCTTCGGCCTTATTTACCATCTTTAGGAACAAGTAATATGGAAACCGGTACCGTCAAGTGGTTCAATGACGCAAAGGGCTTTGGCTTCATCACGCCGGACGGCGGTGGCGAAGATCTGTTCGCGCATTTCTCGGAAATCCGCACGGAAGGCTTCAAGACGCTGCAAGAAAACCAAAAGGTCACGTTTGAAGTCAAGACGGGCCCGAAGGGCAAGCAGGCTGCTAACATCAAGCCGGCTTAAGTGGCCAGGTAAGCAGACAAGCTTCCTTCTGGACGCAAAAAAACCCCGCCTCGGCGGGGTTTTTTTATATCCAGCTCAATTGAATCAATTGAATAAGCTGATTATCTTCGCGATACGCGATTGATTAAGTTCGGGTTT from the Paraburkholderia fungorum genome contains:
- a CDS encoding cold-shock protein — translated: METGTVKWFNDAKGFGFITPDGGGEDLFAHFSEIRTEGFKTLQENQKVTFEVKTGPKGKQAANIKPA
- a CDS encoding APC family permease; amino-acid sequence: MKSSIQRNIGPFALMLTGLGSIIGSGWLFGAWKAAKIAGPASICAWIIGAVVILAIALTYAELGAMFPESGGMVRYARYSHGALVGFISAWANWIAIVSVIPIEAEASIQYMSTWPYPWAHALFVNGSLTTNGLLLSAGLVIIYFLLNYWGVKLFARANSAITIFKFLIPGATILGLMLTGFHKENFGEASSFAPYGWSSVFTAVATSGIVFAFNGFQSPINLAGEARNPAKSVPFAVIGSILLALVIYVLLQIAYIGAVNPTDVMKGWSHFNFASPFAELAIALNLNWLAILLYVDAFVSPSGTGTTYMATTTRMIYAMERNNTMPKMFGNVHPFYGVPRQAMWFNLLVSFIFLFFFRGWSSLAAVISVATVISYLTGPISLMALRRAATDLDRPLHIVGMKVIAPFAFTCASLILYWAKWPLTGEIILLMVVALPVYFYFQAKSGFAGWGRDLKAAWWLVAYLPVMAVLSLIGSKEFGGFGILPYGWDMVVVIAFALVFYYWGVQSGYRSEYLEERQTHDEVLEGMGAH